The Pan troglodytes isolate AG18354 chromosome 1, NHGRI_mPanTro3-v2.0_pri, whole genome shotgun sequence genome includes a region encoding these proteins:
- the CFHR4 gene encoding complement factor H-related protein 2 isoform X3, whose product MWLMVSVILISRISSVGGEGLCFFPFVENGHSESSGQTHLEGDTVQIICNTGYRLQKNENNISCVERGWSTPPKCRSTVSAEKCGPPPPIDNGDITSFQLSVYAPGSSVEYQCQNLYQLEGNNQITCRNGQWSEPPKCLDPCVISQEIMEKYNIKLKWTNQQKLYSRTGDIVEFVCKSGYHPTKSHSFQAMCQNGKLVYPSCEEK is encoded by the exons GActgtgtttctttccttttgtggAAAATGGTCATTCTGAATCTTCAGGACAAACACATCTGGAAGGTGATACTGTACAAATTATTTGCAACACAGGATACAGACTTCAAAAAAATGAGAACAACATTTCATGTGTAGAACGGGGCTGGTCCACTCCTCCCAAATGCAGGTCCACTG TTTCTGCAGAAAAATGTGGGCCCCCTCCACCTATTGACAATGGAGACATTACTTCATTCCAATTGTCAGTATATGCTCCAGGTTCATCAGTTGAGTACCAATGCCAGAACTTGTATCAACTTGAGGGTAACAATCAAATAACATGTAGAAACGGACAATGGTCAGAACCACCAAAATGCTTAG aTCCATGTGTAATATCACAAGaaattatggaaaaatataacataaaattaaagtgGACAAACCAACAAAAGCTTTATTCAAGAACAGGTGACATAGTTGAATTTGTTTGTAAATCTGGATATCATCCAACAAAATCTCATTCATTTCAAGCAATGTGTCAGAATGGGAAACTGGTATatcccagttgtgaagaaaaataG